Proteins encoded in a region of the Paucibacter sediminis genome:
- a CDS encoding LacI family DNA-binding transcriptional regulator, protein MSSGKSSAWVTSADVARHAGVSRSAVSRTFTEGASVAPETRAKVLKSAEALGYQVNMLARSMIQQQSNLVGVVVSGFDNPFLLSLLGPLTHQLALRSQAPLLMDASEPEQLSNSLRQLMQYRISGVILTSGTPPIQLAKEYLRLRIPVAMINREPLLEGVDVINSDNRQGGALAAEVLCRAGARNLVFLNVVTGTLSPSARGAAFAKALAGQVRRGAVKLRQATAGGVSYAHGFEAARQLFAEPSARPDGVFCTNDALACGLIDGARALYGLRVPEDVKVVGFDDIPMAAYEAYALTTFRQDIGALAERAVACLAERMGAPDMPSRTLELPVSLVERRSTQIPSIESTESAKAPVRRRRLVSPPV, encoded by the coding sequence GACGTTGCGCGCCACGCCGGCGTCTCCAGATCAGCCGTTTCGCGCACGTTCACTGAAGGGGCAAGCGTCGCCCCCGAGACGCGAGCCAAGGTACTCAAATCGGCTGAAGCCTTGGGGTACCAAGTGAATATGCTGGCTCGCAGCATGATCCAGCAGCAAAGCAATCTGGTTGGTGTGGTGGTGTCGGGGTTCGACAACCCATTCCTACTGAGCTTGCTCGGCCCATTGACGCACCAGTTGGCGCTTCGGTCGCAGGCGCCCTTGCTGATGGATGCGAGCGAACCGGAGCAACTTTCGAACAGCTTGCGCCAGTTGATGCAGTATCGAATCTCCGGCGTGATCCTGACCTCCGGCACGCCGCCGATTCAATTGGCCAAGGAGTATCTGCGCCTGCGCATTCCTGTTGCCATGATCAACCGCGAGCCGCTGCTGGAAGGTGTTGATGTCATCAACAGCGACAATCGGCAGGGCGGGGCATTGGCTGCCGAGGTCTTGTGTCGTGCAGGCGCTCGCAACTTGGTCTTTCTGAACGTGGTGACCGGCACGCTCAGTCCCAGTGCTCGCGGTGCCGCTTTTGCGAAGGCTCTCGCGGGTCAGGTCAGGCGCGGCGCTGTGAAGCTACGCCAGGCCACGGCAGGAGGTGTTTCCTATGCCCATGGTTTCGAAGCCGCGCGACAACTGTTCGCCGAGCCTTCGGCACGGCCCGATGGCGTGTTCTGTACCAACGATGCGCTGGCTTGTGGCTTGATCGATGGCGCACGTGCGCTGTATGGCTTGCGCGTTCCGGAAGATGTGAAGGTGGTCGGTTTCGACGACATCCCGATGGCCGCATACGAGGCCTACGCGCTGACGACCTTTCGTCAGGACATTGGTGCATTGGCTGAGCGTGCCGTGGCTTGTCTGGCTGAACGAATGGGTGCGCCGGACATGCCAAGCCGTACGCTGGAACTTCCCGTGAGCCTGGTCGAGCGCCGGTCGACCCAGATTCCGTCCATTGAATCTACGGAGTCGGCTAAGGCGCCGGTGCGCCGCCGTCGGCTGGTTTCGCCACCCGTCTAG
- a CDS encoding ABC transporter substrate-binding protein, producing the protein MCNQKNLQDKQTLASDASLFPETKMKIKWICGLLLASLSAVPLSSQAAERLNVLCAADNDWCELMRNSFESETGVQVSMVRKSAGEIFAQIRAEAGNPKTDIWWAGTGDPHLQAAAAGYTEVYKSPQLDKLQPWAQKQAEIAGYRTVGVYAGLLGIGYNPEVLKRNNAPAPKCWKDLLTPAYRGEIQIPNPNSSGTAYAAIATLVQLQGEAEAFAFMKKMNDNVNQYTKSGSAPAKALARGEIGVGITFQHDLLKETVAGFPVEVVSPCEGTGYEVGSMSIVKGAKNMASAKRFYEFALRADVQSLAVKANAFQVPSNKAATIPPRAPRLETVKTINYDFAKYGSEETRKRLLKRWDDEIFSLPR; encoded by the coding sequence GTGTGCAATCAAAAGAACCTGCAAGATAAACAGACGCTGGCCAGCGATGCCAGCCTCTTTCCGGAGACGAAGATGAAGATCAAATGGATCTGTGGGCTGTTGCTCGCGTCCCTTTCGGCCGTGCCGCTGAGCAGCCAGGCCGCAGAGCGATTGAACGTGCTGTGCGCCGCTGACAACGACTGGTGTGAATTGATGCGTAACAGCTTCGAAAGCGAGACCGGCGTTCAGGTGTCGATGGTGCGAAAAAGCGCTGGCGAAATCTTTGCGCAGATCCGCGCTGAGGCTGGCAACCCGAAGACCGACATCTGGTGGGCCGGCACAGGCGATCCGCATCTGCAAGCCGCTGCTGCCGGCTACACCGAGGTCTACAAATCGCCGCAGCTGGATAAGTTGCAGCCCTGGGCGCAGAAACAGGCCGAGATCGCTGGCTACCGTACCGTAGGTGTCTATGCCGGCCTGCTGGGCATTGGATACAACCCCGAGGTGCTCAAGCGCAACAACGCGCCGGCGCCAAAGTGCTGGAAGGACCTGCTCACCCCGGCCTACAGGGGCGAGATCCAGATTCCGAATCCGAACTCCTCGGGCACTGCCTACGCCGCCATCGCGACCCTGGTGCAGTTGCAGGGCGAGGCCGAGGCTTTCGCCTTCATGAAGAAGATGAACGACAACGTCAATCAGTACACCAAGAGCGGATCGGCTCCGGCCAAGGCGCTGGCACGTGGCGAGATCGGCGTGGGCATCACCTTTCAGCATGACCTGCTGAAGGAAACCGTCGCGGGCTTCCCGGTTGAAGTGGTGTCGCCCTGCGAGGGCACCGGCTACGAAGTCGGTTCGATGAGCATCGTGAAGGGGGCGAAGAACATGGCCAGTGCCAAGCGCTTCTACGAGTTCGCGCTGCGCGCCGACGTGCAGTCCCTCGCAGTCAAGGCCAATGCCTTCCAGGTGCCCTCGAACAAGGCCGCCACTATCCCGCCGCGTGCGCCGCGCCTGGAGACGGTGAAGACGATCAACTACGACTTCGCCAAGTACGGCAGCGAGGAGACACGCAAGCGTCTGCTCAAGCGCTGGGACGACGAGATCTTCTCTCTGCCGCGCTGA